A DNA window from Prevotella intermedia ATCC 25611 = DSM 20706 contains the following coding sequences:
- a CDS encoding RluA family pseudouridine synthase has product MQVLYEDNHIIVVYKESGEIVQGDKTGDKPLSETIKAWIKEKYAKPGNVFLGVVHRLDRPVSGLVVFAKTSKALSRLNDMFRKGEVKKTYWAMVQTPPAEPEGTLTNWLVRNEKQNKSYAYDHEVPNAKKAILKYKTVGQTEHYTLLEVNLLTGRHHQIRCQLSAIGCPIKGDLKYGARRSNPDGSISLLSRTVEFIHPVSKENISVVSPLPAEKVWDNFRK; this is encoded by the coding sequence ATGCAAGTTCTCTACGAAGACAACCATATTATCGTCGTTTACAAGGAAAGCGGCGAGATAGTACAAGGCGATAAAACAGGCGACAAACCGCTTTCGGAAACCATCAAAGCGTGGATAAAGGAGAAATATGCCAAGCCAGGCAATGTGTTTCTTGGTGTGGTGCATCGTTTAGACCGCCCCGTATCGGGATTGGTAGTCTTCGCAAAGACTTCGAAAGCACTCTCCCGCCTGAACGATATGTTCCGTAAAGGCGAGGTGAAGAAGACCTATTGGGCAATGGTACAGACACCACCAGCAGAGCCCGAAGGCACGCTGACAAACTGGTTGGTGCGCAACGAAAAGCAAAACAAGAGCTACGCATACGACCACGAAGTACCCAATGCAAAGAAAGCAATACTGAAATACAAGACCGTTGGGCAGACCGAGCACTACACACTGCTCGAAGTGAACCTGCTCACAGGTCGCCACCACCAAATACGCTGTCAGCTTTCAGCCATCGGCTGCCCCATTAAAGGCGACTTGAAATACGGCGCACGCCGCTCCAACCCCGATGGCAGCATATCGTTGCTGAGCCGTACGGTAGAATTTATACACCCCGTAAGCAAGGAAAACATCTCCGTAGTTTCGCCCTTGCCTGCTGAAAAGGTGTGGGATAACTTCCGAAAATAA